The Morganella morganii sequence CTCAAACAACGTATTGAAGACCTGCTTGCCCCGCTGGTCGGCCGTGCCAACGTACAGGCGCAGGTAACCGCTCAGGTGGATTATTCCAAAGTCGAACAGACCGCCGAAGAATACAAACCAAACCAGCAGCCGGATTCCGCCGCTGTCCGCTCGCGTCAGAGCAGCCAGAGTCAGCAGAACAGCAACGGCGGCCCGGGCGGCGTGCCGGGGGCATTATCCAATCAGCCGGTCAGTGCCCCTTCCGCCCCTGTTGAAACAGCAAAAGCGGATACAAAAGATAACAAAAATGCATCTCCTGCCGATAATAAAAGTAACAGCAACATTAATTCGCAGAGTGATAAGACCACAAACTACGAAGTGGATCGCAAAATCAGTCATACCCAGCGCCAGATTGGCGTGGTTGACCGTCTCTCTGTCGCGGTAATTATTAACTGGCTGCCGCAGAAGAAAGAAGACGGCACCGAAGAAATGCAGCCGCTGCCGCCGGAAATGATTAAAGAGATTGAATCGCTGACCCGCGAAGCGATGGGGTATTCCGTCAGCCGCGGTGACAGCCTGAGCATAACCAACTCCCGCTTTACCGATGAAGGTCAGCTAACTGAAGAGCCGTCGCTCTTCACAAGCCCGGTCATCATTGCGCAGGCACTGGAGTACGGCAAGATCCTGCTGCTGTTACTGGTGGGCTGGCTGCTGTGGCGCAAAGGTATCAGACCGCAGTGGCAGCGTTACCGCAAAGCACAGCAGGCGGAAGCAGAAGCCCGTATGTTTAAGGCGACTCAGATGAAGACCCCGCTCGTGGCTGATGATGTTATCAGTGACGATATGGACGAGAAAACCCGCCGCCGCCTGACCCGTCAGCGTGTCAGCGCCGAAATTCAGAGTCAGCGTATCCGTGAGATGGCGGATAAAGATCCTCAGGTTGTGGCAATGGTTATCAGTCAGTGGTTAGGAAAAGCACAATGAATTTAAGCGGAACAGAAAAGAGCGCCGTCATGCTGATGACGCTCGGTGAGGACCAGGCCGCCGAGGTCTTTAAACACCTGAACAATAAAGAAGTCCAGCAGCTGAGTATGGCGGTCTCCAACATGCGTCAGGTCTCCAATGCCGAGCTGGCGGAAGTCCTGACTGAGTTTGAGGAAGCGGCGATTCAGTATGCGGCGCTGAACATCAATACCAATGATTATCTGCGTTCCGTGCTGGTTAAGGCGCTGGGTGAAGACCGCGCCGCCAGCCTGCTGGAAGATATCCTCGAGAAGCACGAAAGTGCGTCCGGGATCGAAAGCCTCAACTATATGGAGCCGCAGACTGTGGCCGATATTATCCGCGACGAACATCCGCAGATTATCGCCACCATCCTGGTGCATTTAAAACGCAACCTGGCCGCCGATGTGCTCGAACTGTTCGACGAACGCCAGCGCAACGACATCATGCTGCGTATCGCCACCTTTGGTGGTGTGCAGCCGGCGGCACTGGCGGAACTGACCGAAGTCCTCAACAATCTGCTGGACGGCCAGAACCTCAAGCGCAGCAAAATGGGTGGCGTGAGAACCGCAGCCGAGATCATCAACCTGATGAAAAGTCAGCAGGAAGAAGGTGTTATCGGGGCAATGCGCGATTACGACGGCGAACTGGCACAGCGGATTATCGACGAAATGTTCCTGTTCGAGAACCTTATCGAAGTGGACAACCGCAGTATCCAGCGCATCCTTCAGGATGTCTCCAACGACTCGCTGGTTATTGCACTGAAAGGCTGCAACGAAGAGCTGCGCGAACACTTCCTGCGCAATATGTCCACCCGTGCGGCTGAGATTGTCCGTGATGATCTGGAGTCCCGTTCACCGGTGCGTATGTCGCAGGTTGAGAATGAACAGAAATCTATTCTGCTGATTGTCCGCCGTCTGATGGAAACCGGCGAAATTGTGATTGGTGGTGGTGACGATGTCTATGTCTGATAAGGAAAACACCGGCCTGCCGTGGAAGCGCTGGCAGCCGCGGGAGCTGAATCAGTGGGATCTGAATTCCTCTGTGCTCCCTGCCCTGTCCGATGAGCCGGAACCGGAAAAACCCAAAGTACCCTGCCTGGAGCCGAAAGAGGTGCTCGAGCAGATCAATCTGCTGGATAATCTGAAAGAAGAAGCGCAGCGCAGCGGTTTTCAGTCCGGCCATGAGCAGGGACAGAAAGCCGGTTATGATGCCGGATTTACTCAGGGTCTGCAGGACGGCGCTGAACAGGGTCGTCAGCAGGTACTGGCAGAACAGCAACCGGTCACGGAAGCGTGGCAGAAACTGTTATCCGAGTTCAGTTATTCTCTCGACAGTTTTGACAGCGTGGTAACCACCAAACTGCTGCAGATTGCCCTGACCGCCGCCCGCCAGGTGCTCGGTCAGCCTGCCGTCTGTGACGGTACCGCACTGCTCGAAGAGATCAGCCGTCTGCTTCAGCAGAAACCGCTGTTTGCCGGTCAGCCGGAGCTGCGGGTCAACCCGGCACATGTTGAGATGATCGAGCAGCATATCGGTACCCAGCTCAGTCTGAACGGCTGGCGTCTGGTACCGGATCCGCAGCTGCATGCGGGCGGATGCCGTGTGGTGGCGGATGACGGCGAAATCGATATGAGTGTCGCCACCCGCTGGCAGGAGCTGTGCCGGTTATACGCGCCGGAGACCTTGTTATGACCGCGCGGATTGGCCGCTGGATAGGCGCACTGGAAGGTTTTGAATCCCGGATGTCCGGCGTGGCGATGACCCGCCATTACGGACGTCTGACCAAAATTACCGGGCTGGTGATGGAAGCCGAGGGTATCAAAATGCCGCTCGGCGCCACCTGTTTTATCGAGCGCGTGATCAACGGGAACACCGAAGAAGTTATCTGTGAAGTGGTCGGTTTTAACGGGCCGCGTATGCTGCTGATGCCGCTGGCAGAGCTGGAAGGTATCGCGCCGGGTGCCCGTGTCTATGCACAATCCACCGGAAGCGGCGGGCAGACCAGCCGCCAGCTGCCGCTGGGTGATGAACTGCTCGGCCGTATCCTTGATGCCTCCGGTAACCCGCTGGACGGCAAAGGGCCGCTGGAAGCCAAAATCCGCGCCCCGCTGATTACGCCGCCAATCAACCCGCTGGAACGGTCGCCGATTAACAGTGTGCTGGATGTCGGTGTCCGCGCTATCAACGCCCTTCTGACCGTCGGACGTGGTCAGCGTATGGGGCTGTTTGCCGGTTCCGGTGTCGGGAAAAGTGTGCTGCTCGGCATGATGGCGCGTTTCACACAGGCGGACATTATTGTGGTCGGGCTGATTGGTGAGCGCGGCCGCGAAGTAAAAGATTTTATCGAGAACATCCTCGGCGCGGAAGGACTTCAGCGTGCGGTGGTTGTCGCGGCACCGGCGGACGTTTCCCCGCTGCTGCGGATGCAGGGTGCCTCCTATGCCACGCGGATCGCGGAATATTACCGTGATCTGGGTCGCAATGTGCTGTTAATTATGGATTCACTGACCCGTTACAGTATGGCACAGCGTGAAATTGCGCTCGCCATCGGAGAACCGCCGGCGACAAAAGGCTATCCTCCGTCGGTGTTCGCAAAATTACCGGCACTGGTCGAACGGGCAGGCAACGGTAAAAACGGCGGTTCTGTCACCGCGTTTTACACTGTACTGACCGAAGGGGATGACCAGCAGGATCCGATCGCTGACTCCGCACGGGCCATTCTTGACGGCCATATCGTGCTTTCGCGTTCCCTGGCGGAATCCGGACACTACCCTGCTATCGATATCGAAGCCTCCATCAGCCGTGCCATGACCGAGCTGATTGAGAAAAGCCATTACCGGAAAATTCAGCGTTTCAAACAGCTGACCTCCGCTTACCAGCGCAACCGCGATCTGATTAATGTCGGTGCCTACGCGGCAGGCAGTGACCCGATGCTGGATGAGGCCATTCAGCTGTTCCCGTATATGGCGAAGTTTCTGCAGCAGGATATCGATGAGCGCTGTGACTACCCGGCCGCCTGTGAGCAGCTCAGTCAGGTGATACCGGACGCATAACGAGGTCGTCAATGTCAAACACGCATGCACTCACCACGTTGTTAAATTTAGCTGAAGAGGCCGCCGAAGAGGCGGCTAAAGTACTGGCGCAGGTTCGTCAGACCCACACACAGATGAGTCAGCAACTGACCATGCTGGAGAATTATCAGGCTGATTACCGGCAGAAGCTGAATCAGACACTGCATACCGGGATGGCTGCCGATAAATGGCAGAACTATCAGCAGTTTCTGGTCACTCTCGAACTGACCATTGAACAGCAGCAGAGTCAGTTGAACCTGTGGGAGCAGCGCGTCAGTGATGCCAACCGCCACTGGCAGGAAAAACAACAGCGCGTCAATGCCTTCGATACTCTGATCCGCCGTGCGGATCATGCAAAAAATCAACGACAAAACCGGCTGGAGCAAAAGCAGATGGATGAATTTGCCCAGCGTGCGACTTTATGGAGAACCCGTTAATGGATGTCAATGCCGGTACCAAAGTGGTCAGTTCTGCTGACAACGCATTGAATAAACAGGAATCACCGCGTGCGGAAGATGCACAGGCAACCGCCCTGCCGTTTCAGGCCGTAATGGATGCACAGCAGCCGCGCCCGGAAAAACCGGCACAGGCTGTACATGCGGTAAAACAGACCCGTAATGACACTGCCGCGCATAAACAGGCCGCAGAGGGTAAAGCGGTCTCCGCACAGGAAAAACAGACCGGTGCCGACACCATGGCACAACTGAATTTCTCCCGCCGCCTTGCCGGGGATGCTGCCGCACCTGAGCTGGATGCAAAATTGCTGACCAGCGGGGATGATGCACCTGCATTACCGCAAACAGAAGGTGAAACGGACAATGCCCTGCTAGCGGCACTGAAAGAGCGCCTGAGCGGACGGGACAGCCGCGCGGCGGAGAAACCGGCCGCGGACACAAAGCTGCAGATTGATGACAGCGGAAAAAACGTCACCAAAACCACAGAGCTGCCGGAAGATTTACTGGCTGAAACCGGCGATAAGCCGCTGATCACGGATGAAAATAACGACGCACGCACCCTGTTTACGGATGACAAATCAAAGCAGCGGGTGGATCAGCCGCGTTTTTCACTGACCGATGCACAGAAACCGGACCCGAAAGCACTGCCGGAGGATTTTTTACCGCTGAATAAGAAATCCGCTGACACTTCCGTGCCGTTATCGCTGGCGTCCGCCACTGATACCACCGGTGCGGATAACAGCAAAAGCGCATTCAGTATCAAAACAGAAAGCAGTGCCTTTCAGACTGTCACCGCACCGGGCAGCCATACTGCCGTCCAGAGCCCGGTACTGATGCCGGCGGCGGCTCAGAGTACCGCTGCGCAGACCAATGCCCCGGTGGCTCAGCCGTCCATGCAGCTGACCGCGCAGCTCGGCAGTGAACTGTGGCAGCAGCAGGTCAGCCAGAATATGATCTATTTCTCCCGTCAGGGATTACAGCAGGCACAGTTGCGTCTGCATCCGGAAGAGCTGGGCTCCCTGAATATCCATCTTAAAATTGAGGATAATCAGGCGGTGATGCACTTTGTCTCCCCGCACAGCCACGTCCGCGCCGCGATGGAATCCATGATGCCGGTGCTGCGCAACGCCCTTCAGGAGAGCGGGATCCACCTGGCGCAAAGCTCCGTCGGTCAGGAGTATCACGGTAATCAGCAGGGTTCCGGTGATGATCGTCACAGCGGCGGCAGTGCTGATGGTATTACGTCTGCCGGAAGCATCAGCGGCGTGAATGTCAGCACAGATACCCCTGTCCGCCCGTCAGCACTTCATGACGCCCGCGCCCGCGGCGGAATCGATACCTTCGCCTGATTCCTGTACATAACGGCGGTACCGGGGACTAAAGCCCCGAGTTACCGCCTTTTTGTTTCGTTTTTCCCCCCCTTTAGTCCTTCAGAAGCACGCCATAATGGGTGGGCTTACAGAGTATGAAACCCCTGCCGGGTTTTGCTATCAAGAAATAGGAATTCAGTTAACATGTCGTCTTCACGCAATGCCTCAAAAGGTTCCAATACCGGGTTACTGGTTATTTTCGCCCTGATTGCCCTCGCAGGAGCAGGTTTCGGGGGTTACAGCTGGTGGTCTTCTCACCAGGAGAGTACCACCGCCGGTACCGCAGACGAGAAACGGGCCAATATGCCTGAGCCTATCTTTATGGGCATTGAACCGTTTACCGTGAATCTTCCCGGTATGAATAACGGCCGTGATCGTGTGCTGTATATTGATATGACACTGCGTCTGGCCAACGAGCGTTCCCGCAAACAGCTCCATGAGTATCTGCCGGAAGTCCGCAGCCGCCTGTTACTTCTGCTCTCACAGCAGTCCCCGCAGATACTCGGAACCCATGACGGCAAACTTCAGCTGATGAAGGCAGTTAAAACCACCTTAGCCCCGACCGTGGTACAGGGACAGCCGGATCAGGAAATTTCGGATGTGTTATTCACCACCTTTATTCTCCGGTAAAACTGATGAGCGATAATATTTTATCTCAGGCAGAGATAGACGCGCTGCTCAATGGTGACTCGCCGTCAGAGCCGCAGCCTGCCGACACAGCACTCAATAAAGGTAAGGACAAAGTCCGTCCTTATGACCCGAATACCCAGCGCCGCGTTATCCGCGAGCGTATGCAGTCCCTGGAAATTATTAACGAGCGTTTTGCCCGTCAGTTCCGGATGGGATTGTTCAACATGCTGCGCCGCAGTCCTGATATCACTGTCGGTGGTATCAAAATTGAACCTTATCATGAATTTGCCCGTAACCTGCCGGTGCCGACCAACCTGAACCTTGTGCATATGCCGCCGCTGCGCGGAACCGCACTGTTCACCTTTGAACCGGCGCTGGTCTATATCGCTGTCGATAACCTGTTCGGCGGTGACGGCCGTTTTCCGGTCCGTTCCGAAGGCCGGGAATTCACCAACACCGAACAGCGCATTATCCACCGTATGCTGAAACTGGCACTGAACGCTTACCGCGATGCGTGGAAGCCGATTGCTGAAGTGGATGTGGAATATGTGCGCTCAGAAATGCAGGTGAAATTCACCAATATCACCACCTCCCCCAACGATATCGTGGTCACCACCTCCTTCCTGGTGGAGATCGGTAATACCGTGGGTGAGCTGAGCATCTGTATTCCGATTGCCATGATTGAACCGATCCGCGAGCGGCTGATTAACCCGCCGATGGAGCACGGTCACCAGGAAAATGAAGCCTGGGTATCCAGCCTGGTGACACAGGTGAAGCATTCCGAGCTGGAGCTGGTCGCGAATTTTGCTGAAATCCCGCTGCGGATTTCAAAATTACTGCAACTGCAGAAAGGGGATGTGATCCCGGTGGAGAAACCGGATCGCCTGATTGTCAGTGTGGACGGCGTACCGGTACTGACCAGTCAGTACGGCACCCGGGACGGCCAGTATGCATTGCGTGTGGAACATTTGATTAATCCTGTATTAAACACTCTGGACGAGGAAAAAACCAATGAGTGAGGCGAACAACACTCCTGATATGAACCCGGAACACGATGGCGAGTCTCTGTGGGCAGAGGCAATGGAACAACAAAAAAAAGCAGAAACCGGGAACAACCAGGCGTTTGATAATCTCGACAGCCAGAATCCGCTGAATCAGCTGTCTGATATCAATCTGATTATGGATATCCCTGTCCGTCTCTCTGTGGAACTGGGCCGGACAAAAATGACCATCAAGAAGCTGCTGAGTTTATCCCAGGGCTCGGTGGTGGCACTGGACGGGCTGGCCGGTGAACCGCTGGATATCCTGATCAATGGCTATCTGATTGCCCAGGGTGAAGTGGTGGTGGTCTCTGACAATTACGGTATCCGCATCACGGATATTATCACCCCGTCTGAACGTATGCGCCGCCTGAGCCGCTGATATGACACCGACCGCATCCGGCACCCCTGTTTTACCGGCCGCAGAGAAAACGGCAGATAATGCCGTTTTTTCTTCCGTCGCCCTGCCGCCGCCCGCAGTGGGTTCTCAGGCGATTAACAGCACGGACAGCCTGATTCAGGTGTCCGGCGCACTCAGCGGCATTATTCTGCTGATCCTGGGACTGACCTGGTTTGTCCGCAAATTCGGCTTTACCGCAAAACTGGCCGGCAAAAATCCGCTGCTGAATATCAGAAGCACCTGTTCTCTGGGAAACAAAGAACGGCTGGTGGTGGCGGAGATTCAGGGTGAATGGCTGGTTCTGGGTGTGACCGCACAGTCGGTTAATCTGCTGCACCGCTGTCCGGCTGACCCGGCGGCGGTAACTGATGCCCCTTCCGCCTTTCAGGCACTGCTGAAAACCAAACGTACCGCAAATAAAGATGCGGTACCGGCTGACGAACCACGCTGAGATTTTTCATGATGTCATTGCTCAAACGCGCCATTCCCGCACTCGCTCTGTTTCTGCTGGTTCCGCAGGCGCAGGCTTCACTGCCGGGCGTCGTCAGTCATGTGCTGCCGGACGGCGGCCAGAGCTGGTCTCTGCCGGTTCAGACCCTGCTGTTTCTGACACTGCTGGGCTTTATCCCTGCTCTGCTGCTGATGACCACCAGTTTTACCCGCATCATTATTGTGCTGGGTTTATTACGCAACGCACTCGGGACACCGTCCGCACCGCCGAACCAGGTTCTGCTGGGACTGGCCCTGTTTCTGACGTTTTTCGTGATGTCACCGGTGTTCGATAAAGTCTACGAAGATGCTTACCGTCCGTTCAGTGAAGACAAAATCAGCCTGGAAACGGCACTGGATCGCGGTACTGCACCACTGCGCACATTTATGCTCGGCCAGACACGCGAAAACGACCTGGCACTGTTTGCCCGTATCGCCAAAGTGGGTGAAATTCAGGAAGCCAAAGATGTGCCGATGCGCATTCTGATCCCGGCCTTTATCACCAGTGAGCTGAAAACCGCCTTCCAGATTGGTTTCACGCTGTTTATTCCGTTCCTGATTATTGACCTCGTGGTTGCCAGTGTACTGATGGCACTCGGGATGATGATGGTACCGCCCGCCACGGTTTCGCTGCCCTTTAAGCTGATGCTTTTTGTGCTGGTGGATGGCTGGCAGTTACTGCTCGGTTCGTTATCACAAAGCTTTTTTTTAGTCGGGAGAGGATATGACACCGGAATCCGTAATGGCGATGGGCACCGAAGCCATGAAAATCGCCCTGATGCTGGCCGCACCGCTGCTGCTGGCCGCCCTGGCAGCCGGTCTGCTGATAAGTCTGTTACAGGCCGCCACTCAGGTGAATGAGATGACCCTGTCATTCATTCCGAAAATTCTGTCTGTTATCAGTGTGATTGTGATTGCCGGTCCGTGGATGCTCAATCTGCTCACTGACTATATGCGTGCACTGTTAACCAATCTGCCGTTTATCATCGGCTGATCTATGTTAAGTATCACCAGTGAAACACTGACGCTGTGGCTGAGCCAGGGATTCTACCCGTTTATCCGGGTGCTGGCATTGCTGGGTACGGCACCGTTTTTCAATGAAAAACAATCAATCAGTAAGGTGCGGGTGATGCTGGCCTTTTTCACTGTTCTGATTGTCTCCCCGCAACTGCCGGTGGTAAATATCCCGCTGTTTTCCGCCCCCGGTCTGTGGGTGATTTTACAGCAGGTGGTGATAGGTGTGGCGATGGGACTGACCATGCAGATGGCGTTTGCCGCTGTCCGTCACGCCGGGGAAGTGATCGGTCTTCAGATGGGCTTATCCTTCGCCACCTTCTTTGACCCGAGCGGCGGGCCGAACATGCCGATTCTGGCACGTATCCTGAACCTTATCACTCTGCTGCTGTTTCTCGCATTTGACGGACACCTGTGGCTTATCCATATTGTGATAAGCTCATTTGACCTCATTCCTGTGCAGGTCACCCCGCTTAACCGCGAAGGGTTCCGCATGCTGGTACAGTCGGCTAACCATATTTTTCTCAACGGGTTAATGCTGGCGCTGCCGTTTATCACCCTGTTCCTGATTCTTAACCTCGCATTGGGTATTCTGAACCGGATGACACCGCAGCTTTCTGTGTTTGTGGTGGGTTTTCCGCTGACGCTGACCGTCGGTATCAGCATGCTGGGCCTGATCATCTCCGTCCTGCCGGGCTTTACCGAGCGGGTCATTCATCAGGCGTTTGAGCAGCTCTCACTGATTTTTAATCTGTTTGCCTCTCTGTAACCTGACCTGACTCATATCCGGTGTCAGGGCAGCATAAGTATCCGCTTATCTCCCTTAAATAAAAAACCGGTAATCACCGAGAAAGTGATTACCGGATCCGGTAATGGCGTACAAATGAATATTGCTGTGTATAATCCGGAAAACGACTTGAGAAATAACACGGTTACCAATTTCCTGCTGAATAACCTCCGTCCACCGGCATTACAGTGCCGTTAATATAGTCAGATTTCAGCAGAAAACGAATGCTTTCTATAATATCATTAATGGTTCCGACTTTATCCGCCGGTGAGACTAAATTAATAAAATCCTGATTGAGTTCTGTATTCAGCGGGGACTCAATATACCCCGGTGCTACCGCATTAACGCGGATATTTTTCTTTGCATACTCCAGCGCCAGTGCTCTGACCAGTCCGTGCACGCCTTCCTTTGCCAGGACACTCAGTGCAGCCGGTATTTTCTGCGACGGTTGCAGGGCAATACAGGAGGTTACCACGATAATTTTACCACCGTGATTTTTCAACATGTTTTTAATCGCCAATTGACTCAGATTAAATAAACTATAAATATTACTGTTTATTAAATGCATGAAATCATCCGGTGTCGTTTTTTCATAAGTTTTGCTGAGAAAAGCACCGGAATTATGAATAATAATATCGATATTTCCGAAGCGAATAATACCCTGCTGCATCAGTTGTCCGGCAAAATCAGTACAGTGACCTTCACCGGTCACGGGTAAAAATGCGGTTTTATTATCCAGTTCCTGCAAAAAACTCTGCATGTGTTCATCGCTGCTGAATATGCCGATCACATTGTAGTGTTCATCAAGCAGTGTTCTGACTAACGCTTTCCCCAGACAACTTTCTGCATCGGTAATGACGGCAGTCCGCTGTTGTGGTTTCATAAATAGCCTTCGATTATGATTTATTACTTGCAATTGATGTAAATTATTATATTTCTTCATTGCGTGAAATAAACTACTCTGATATCACTTCATTACCAACCTGAGGTTAATAATGCCGCGTCATTTTGATGATTTGATGCTGGGTACACTGGAACTATTCTGCCGTGCCGCCGAACTGCAAAGCTTTTCACAGGCAGCACAGGTACTGAATATTTCTCCGGCTGCGGTCAGCAAAACCATTGCGAGGCTGGAACAGAAGCTGGGCAGTCCGCTGTTTGTCAGAACCACCCGCCATGTGCGGCTGACAGAAGCGGGAGAACAATACCTCAGCTATTGCAGGACAGCACTGGATGCGATGTATGATGCAGAGAATGCCCTGCAGGATATGAAAACCATTCCGGCCGGGAAAATCCGTGTTTGCCTGCCCAACGATTACGCCTATCTGAAGGTGTTTCCGCTGATGCCGAAATTCCGCCGCCGTTATCCGCAAATCGAGGTCGATTTTCATCTCCGCTTCCGCATTCCGCGCCAGGAAAGCACGGATTGCGATATCGTCATGACCAGCTGGCTGAATTACCTGCCCGACTGGATTGCCACCCCGGTTGATTTCGCTATGTTCCGGATTTATGCCTCACCGGATTATCTGAAAAAAGCACCGCCACTGAATACCCCGGAAGATCTCCGCCATCACAACTGCCTGCAGATGCATTTGCAGGAACAGACCAGATCACTGCGCTGGCCACTGGTGATAAACAATAAGATTGAACATATCGAAACCCGTGGTGACGCTGCATTTTATGAGGATGTGATGGCCGCATACTATATGGCGGTATCCGGTAACGGCGTCGCAATAATGCATGACTTTATTGCCCGCAAAGCCGTGGCAAACGGGCAACTGGTTCCGGTACTGGAGCCCTGGACTACCGTATCCCATATTTATCATATTGCCTGTCCGGCAGAATCGCGCAAATCTCCGCGTATCCGCGCATTCATTGATTTTCTGACAGAAGAACTGCGGCCGGCCGGCGCTTTTCCGGAACATTCGGTGATAGTCCCTGTCCGCTGACTTGTATCCGGCACAAAAAAAGGCCGTCGCAGTGACGGCCAAAGGAATTCAGTACTAAAACCGGATAATTTAACGACTGAACAGTGACATACTGTTGAGATCTTTAAAAATATCCTGTGAGGCCTGGAACAGCGCCATTTCTTTTTGATAATCCGATACCGTGCTGGTCCAGTCCGTGTGAAGCAGGCTGCTCAGACGGCTTTCATTCTGGATCCGGCGGGTCTGTGACAGGAAGTCCAGGCTGTCGATTTCCTGTAACTGCAAGCCTTGTTTCGCTTCAATATTGGAGATTTTATCCATCCCGGCTTTAATACCGCGGTTTGCTTCATCCATCCCGGCTCTGGCTCTGTCCAGATCAGCCTGTGAGGCATTCTGCTGAGGAATTTTCAGTGCTTCCAGACCTTTGTTGATCGCAGTAAACATATCAGCGACTTTTTCACCTTTCGCGTTTGTCGTGGTGACAAACACTTCCGAACCGGCAAAATAGCTGATCATTTCACGATCACTGCCCACGTTCTGGGTAATGGATTTATCGCCGCCTTTGTAAAGCACATCGCCGGTCGTTGCATCCACTTCAAACGGTGGCGTATCTGATTCATAACCACCAAAAATATAACGGCCGTTACCGTCAGTCGTGTTACCCAGAGACACCAGCTGATCTTTCAGTCCCTGCAGCTGTTCTGCCAGTGATGCACGGTCGTTATCGCTGAGCGCACCCTGGTTGGAGGCCTGGATAACCGTTGAATCCATCTGTGTGGAT is a genomic window containing:
- the fliM gene encoding flagellar motor switch protein FliM produces the protein MSDNILSQAEIDALLNGDSPSEPQPADTALNKGKDKVRPYDPNTQRRVIRERMQSLEIINERFARQFRMGLFNMLRRSPDITVGGIKIEPYHEFARNLPVPTNLNLVHMPPLRGTALFTFEPALVYIAVDNLFGGDGRFPVRSEGREFTNTEQRIIHRMLKLALNAYRDAWKPIAEVDVEYVRSEMQVKFTNITTSPNDIVVTTSFLVEIGNTVGELSICIPIAMIEPIRERLINPPMEHGHQENEAWVSSLVTQVKHSELELVANFAEIPLRISKLLQLQKGDVIPVEKPDRLIVSVDGVPVLTSQYGTRDGQYALRVEHLINPVLNTLDEEKTNE
- the fliN gene encoding flagellar motor switch protein FliN is translated as MSEANNTPDMNPEHDGESLWAEAMEQQKKAETGNNQAFDNLDSQNPLNQLSDINLIMDIPVRLSVELGRTKMTIKKLLSLSQGSVVALDGLAGEPLDILINGYLIAQGEVVVVSDNYGIRITDIITPSERMRRLSR
- the fliO gene encoding flagellar biosynthetic protein FliO produces the protein MTPTASGTPVLPAAEKTADNAVFSSVALPPPAVGSQAINSTDSLIQVSGALSGIILLILGLTWFVRKFGFTAKLAGKNPLLNIRSTCSLGNKERLVVAEIQGEWLVLGVTAQSVNLLHRCPADPAAVTDAPSAFQALLKTKRTANKDAVPADEPR
- the fliQ gene encoding flagellar biosynthesis protein FliQ, with product MTPESVMAMGTEAMKIALMLAAPLLLAALAAGLLISLLQAATQVNEMTLSFIPKILSVISVIVIAGPWMLNLLTDYMRALLTNLPFIIG
- the fliR gene encoding flagellar biosynthetic protein FliR; the protein is MLSITSETLTLWLSQGFYPFIRVLALLGTAPFFNEKQSISKVRVMLAFFTVLIVSPQLPVVNIPLFSAPGLWVILQQVVIGVAMGLTMQMAFAAVRHAGEVIGLQMGLSFATFFDPSGGPNMPILARILNLITLLLFLAFDGHLWLIHIVISSFDLIPVQVTPLNREGFRMLVQSANHIFLNGLMLALPFITLFLILNLALGILNRMTPQLSVFVVGFPLTLTVGISMLGLIISVLPGFTERVIHQAFEQLSLIFNLFASL
- a CDS encoding SDR family NAD(P)-dependent oxidoreductase encodes the protein MKKYNNLHQLQVINHNRRLFMKPQQRTAVITDAESCLGKALVRTLLDEHYNVIGIFSSDEHMQSFLQELDNKTAFLPVTGEGHCTDFAGQLMQQGIIRFGNIDIIIHNSGAFLSKTYEKTTPDDFMHLINSNIYSLFNLSQLAIKNMLKNHGGKIIVVTSCIALQPSQKIPAALSVLAKEGVHGLVRALALEYAKKNIRVNAVAPGYIESPLNTELNQDFINLVSPADKVGTINDIIESIRFLLKSDYINGTVMPVDGGYSAGNW
- a CDS encoding LysR family transcriptional regulator, with the protein product MPRHFDDLMLGTLELFCRAAELQSFSQAAQVLNISPAAVSKTIARLEQKLGSPLFVRTTRHVRLTEAGEQYLSYCRTALDAMYDAENALQDMKTIPAGKIRVCLPNDYAYLKVFPLMPKFRRRYPQIEVDFHLRFRIPRQESTDCDIVMTSWLNYLPDWIATPVDFAMFRIYASPDYLKKAPPLNTPEDLRHHNCLQMHLQEQTRSLRWPLVINNKIEHIETRGDAAFYEDVMAAYYMAVSGNGVAIMHDFIARKAVANGQLVPVLEPWTTVSHIYHIACPAESRKSPRIRAFIDFLTEELRPAGAFPEHSVIVPVR
- the flgL gene encoding flagellar hook-associated protein FlgL, with the translated sequence MRFSTNLMFSQRVSDMNNATARWMEAGSKLASGQRVSKPSDDPQASAQAVRVTQSENRNQQYASTRGYAKTGMTLQMSILTQMNEVSTQMDSTVIQASNQGALSDNDRASLAEQLQGLKDQLVSLGNTTDGNGRYIFGGYESDTPPFEVDATTGDVLYKGGDKSITQNVGSDREMISYFAGSEVFVTTTNAKGEKVADMFTAINKGLEALKIPQQNASQADLDRARAGMDEANRGIKAGMDKISNIEAKQGLQLQEIDSLDFLSQTRRIQNESRLSSLLHTDWTSTVSDYQKEMALFQASQDIFKDLNSMSLFSR